A stretch of the Hippocampus zosterae strain Florida chromosome 18, ASM2543408v3, whole genome shotgun sequence genome encodes the following:
- the LOC127591360 gene encoding rab11 family-interacting protein 1-like isoform X16 yields the protein MSFLDQPWCPTSVQVTVLQARGLRAKGKGGTNDAYALMQVGKEKYQTSVVEKSVAPVWKEEAAFELPQHGAGGERGTLRVHVLHRALVGPDKLLGQAVIDLVLLAQDKSRNKTEWFKLLDKSGKADKDRGEVLVDIQFMRNNMTASMFDLSAAGKSRSRLGKLKDKVRGKKKEWEAPAAASTQVLTDSEEEEDGEAAAGKEEEKKKKPKIKSLFSHKSNLQRNMSQSMSILPAKNTPLSGSLSSGLNADASEGKKKFKFMKHKRSGSSDSKESSSSQKRAAVEKSNLCINGSHVYCEELPPRTARIGSNFSLGSSGRGSMEDVPESFPPSLDSLPAIRQHTPWEEEEEVEQEEEREEKSNENLDGEEEMEARGESDGSAYKVRVNDQGGMTREGERDEEMATIEEEEEEARRQDLEKRRQEERARREELERVTMEKRRREEEERRREEEERLEEEERKKEEEERLRREELERLTMEKRSQEVEQRKREEEERRRREELDRLEEEERKEEERLRREELERVTMEKMRREAEERRTEEEKARKEEEEERGRLAEEKRREEELKRREEMLQRRELERIAVEEEREARERLRQESKREEESGRVEEEKLRREEEKARREEEERERFAEERRNEEKEEERERLVEEQRRLEEKARKEEEEEERVRRREEKQRLAEEEQRLAEEERAMEEEREGRRKEEERLAKEREAAETQEKACQAKREEQQRRKEQEEESGKLAQEEERRRVQDARGENERKKLEEEEKQRQEREPREEAEEERERRWEEGGDERRKEPRAMQDEAQEQDRPPSAALENAQVHSANPFDEDDIPNPAPSSKGSTTDPTVAQRCRPAEPSTAVGPREKRPAPRPPTDGRHDPSAHPSTLPEKVQEKEVKTASVPPRRSVQTTPPRSTSPSDEPKGGAIKRAKGPAPSIPAAESKTVPVVRHLNPFDDDDDDEANAAQNDASCGHRGSASPLVSQTPDSDAASQSKVKSSKAARAPPPPADTAAASVPADTKIQAPKAGQASRTRESPPKEPKQRGQQGGGLKKEAPPAPSRRLQPVKPLSAQEQHPVTEVQVEKEKSGANVGQVEVNVSKEKGPYSMLTREELVSLVVKQEKQLRDKDKKIAELEQYIDNLLVRVMEEQPSILMSLKKVI from the exons ATGTCGTTTCTGGATCAACCCTGGTGCCCCACCAGCGTCCAGGTGACCGTGCTTCAAGCCCGTGGTCTCAGGGCGAAGGGCAAAGGCGGCACCAACGACGCCTACGCGCTCATGCAAGTGGGCAAAGAAAAGTACCAGACTTCGGTGGTGGAGAAGAGCGTGGCTCCCGTGTGGAAGGAGGAAGCCGCCTTCGAGCTGCCGCAGCACGGCGCGGGAGGGGAGCGAGGCACGCTGCGCGTTCACGTCCTACACCGAGCCCTGGTGGGACCTGACAAGCTGCTGGGTCAGGCCGTCATCGACCTGGTGCTGCTCGCACAGGACAAGAGCCGGAACAAGACTGA GTGGTTCAAGTTACTGGACAAGAGCGGCAAGGCGGACAAAGACCGAGGCGAGGTCCTCGTGGACATCCAGTTCATGAGGAACAACATGACGGCCAGCATGTTCGACCTCTCCGCCGCGGGCAAGTCTCGATCCCGCTTGGGCAAGCTCAAGGACAAAGTCCGGGGCAAGAAAAAAGAATGGGaggcgccggcggcggcgtccacGCAGGTTCTCACCGACAgcgaggaagaagaggacggGGAGGCGGCTGCGGGCAAagaagaggagaagaagaagaaaccgaAAATCAAGTCTTTGTTTTCTCACAAGTCTAACCTGCAGAGGAACATGTCGCAGTCCATGTCCATCCTCCCCGCCAAGAACACCCCGCTGAGCGGCAGCCTATCGTCTGGGCTCAATGCCGACGCCTCCGAAG GTAAGAAGAAATTCAAGTTCATGAAACACAAGCGCTCCGGCAGCTCGGACAGCAAAGAGTCGTCGTCGTCTCAGAAACGTGCAGCTGTGGAAAAGAGCAACCTGTGCATCAATGGGAGTCACGTTTACTGCGAGGAACTTCCGCCGCGCACCGCTCGCATCGGTTCCAACTTCAGTCTGGGCAGCTCGGGACGCGGCTCCATGGAGGACGTTCCGGAAAGCTTCCCGCCGTCGCTCGACTCGCTCCCGGCGATAAGGCAGCACACAccctgggaggaggaggaagaggtggagCAGGAAGAGGAACGGGAAGAAAAGAGCAATGAGAACTTGGACGGCGAGGAGGAGATGGAAGCGAGAGGAGAGTCGGACGGATCCGCTTATAAAGTGAGGGTGAACGACCAGGGGGGGATGACGAGAGAAGGGGAGAGGGATGAAGAGATGGCTACAattgaggaggaagaagaagaagcgagaAGACAAGACCTGGAGAAGAGGAGACAGGAGGAGAGGGCGAGAAGAGAAGAACTGGAAAGAGTGACGATGGAAAAGAGGAGACGGGAGGAAGAG gagaggagaagagaggaagaggagagattagaagaggaagagaggaaaaaagaggaagaggagaggttAAGAAGAGAAGAACTGGAACGATTAACAATGGAAAAGAGGAGTCAGGAAGTAGAGCAGAGgaaaagagaggaagaggaaaggaGGAGAAGAGAAGAACTGGATAGATtagaagaggaagagaggaaagAAGAGGAGAGGTTAAGAAGAGAAGAACTGGAAAGGGTAAcaatggaaaagatgagacggGAGGCAGAGGAGAGGAGGACGGAGGAAGAGAAGGCgagaaaggaggaagaggaggagcgagGGCGATTAGCGGAGGAAAAGAGACGGGAGGAAGAATTGAAGAGGAGGGAAGAGATGCTGCAAAGACGAGAGCTGGAGAGAATAGCGGTGGAAGAGGAGAGGGAAGCGCGGGAGCGGCTGAGGCAGGAGAGTAAGCGAGAGGAAGAGTCGGGAAGAGTAGAGGAAGAAAAGTTGAGGCGGGAGGAAGAGAAGGCAAGAAGGGAAGAAGAGGAGCGGGAACGGTTCGCCGAGGAGAGAAGGAATgaagagaaagaggaagagCGGGAACGACTTGTTGAGGAGCAGAGGAGACTTGAAGAGAAGGCgagaaaagaggaagaagaagaggagcgaGTGAGAAGGCGAGAAGAGAAGCAACGCTTAGCGGAGGAGGAACAGCGGCTGGCGGAAGAGGAGAGAGCGATGGAGGAGGAGCGGGAGGGAAGGCGAAAAGAAGAGGAACGCTTGGCAAAAGAGCGAGAGGCCGCAGAGACGCAGGAGAAAGCTTGCCAGGCCAAAAGGGAGGAGCAACAGAGGAGAAAAGAGCAGGAAGAGGAAAGCGGGAAACTTGCCCAGGAGGAGGAACGTCGAAGGGtccaggatgcgaggggggaaaaCGAGCGGAAGAagttggaggaggaagaaaagcaaCGGCAGGAGCGAGAACCGAGGGAGGAAGCCGAGGAGGAGCGAGAGAGGAGATGGGAGGAGGGCGGCGACGAGAGGAGGAAGGAACCACGCGCGATGCAAGACGAAGCGCAGGAACAGGATCGCCCTCCAAGCGCGGCGCTTGAAAATGCCCAAGTTCATTCCGCCAATCCTTTTGACGAGGACGACATTCCCAACCCGGCGCCGTCGTCCAAAGGCAGCACTACAGACCCCACCGTCGCGCAAAG GTGCCGACCGGCCGAGCCGTCGACCGCCGTCGGTCCACGCGAGAAGCGGCCAGCTCCTCGGCCCCCGACGGACGGACGCCACGACCCTTCAGCGCATCCGTCGACGCTTCCCGAGAAGGTCCAAGAAAAGGAGGTGAAAACTGCCAGCGTTCCCCCTCGGCGCTCGGTGCAGACCACGCCCCCACGGAGCACATCTCCCAGCGACGAGCCCAAAGGCGGCGCGATCAAACGCGCCAAAGGTCCCGCGCCGTCAATACCTGCTGCTGAATCCAAGACCGTCCCGGTTGTGCGCCACTTAAAtccatttgatgatgatgatgatgatgaagcaaACGCTGCACAAAATGACGCATCCTGCGGCCATCGCGGCTCGGCGTCGCCACTTGTGTCGCAAACTCCCGATTCGGACGCCGCTTCTCAAAGCAAAGTCAAATCTTCGAAAGCGGCCCgtgcgcccccgccccccgccgacACCGCCGCTGCATCTGTGCCCGCTGACACCAAAATCCAAGCGCCCAAAGCTGGTCAGGCTTCGCGGACCCGGGAGAGTCCACCAAAGGAGCCGAAGCAGCGCGGGCAGCAGGGTGGGGGCCTGAAGAAAGAAGCACCTCCCGCACCTTCGCGCAG ACTTCAGCCTGTGAAACCGCTCAGTGCTCAGGAGCAGCATCCTGTCACAGAGGTCCAAGTCGAAAAAGAGAAATCGGGGGCGAATGTCGGTCAAGTTGAG GTAAACGTCAGCAAGGAGAAGGGGCCGTACTCGATGCTCACCCGGGAGGAACTCGTCTCTCTCGTGGTAAAGCAGGAGAAgcaacttcgggacaaggacaAAAAGATAGCGGAGCTGGAGCAGTACATCGACAACTTACTTGTGCGCGTCATGGAAGAGCAACCAAGCATTCTCATGTCTCTGAAAAAAGTCATCTAG
- the LOC127591360 gene encoding rab11 family-interacting protein 1-like isoform X12, whose amino-acid sequence MSFLDQPWCPTSVQVTVLQARGLRAKGKGGTNDAYALMQVGKEKYQTSVVEKSVAPVWKEEAAFELPQHGAGGERGTLRVHVLHRALVGPDKLLGQAVIDLVLLAQDKSRNKTEWFKLLDKSGKADKDRGEVLVDIQFMRNNMTASMFDLSAAGKSRSRLGKLKDKVRGKKKEWEAPAAASTQVLTDSEEEEDGEAAAGKEEEKKKKPKIKSLFSHKSNLQRNMSQSMSILPAKNTPLSGSLSSGLNADASEGKKKFKFMKHKRSGSSDSKESSSSQKRAAVEKSNLCINGSHVYCEELPPRTARIGSNFSLGSSGRGSMEDVPESFPPSLDSLPAIRQHTPWEEEEEVEQEEEREEKSNENLDGEEEMEARGESDGSAYKVRVNDQGGMTREGERDEEMATIEEEEEEARRQDLEKRRQEERARREELERVTMEKRRREEEERSRREELDRLEEEERLEEEERKKEEEERLRREELERLTMEKRSQEVEQRKREEEERRRREELDRLEEEERKEEERLRREELERVTMEKMRREAEERRTEEEKARKEEEEERGRLAEEKRREEELKRREEMLQRRELERIAVEEEREARERLRQESKREEESGRVEEEKLRREEEKARREEEERERFAEERRNEEKEEERERLVEEQRRLEEKARKEEEEEERVRRREEKQRLAEEEQRLAEEERAMEEEREGRRKEEERLAKEREAAETQEKACQAKREEQQRRKEQEEESGKLAQEEERRRVQDARGENERKKLEEEEKQRQEREPREEAEEERERRWEEGGDERRKEPRAMQDEAQEQDRPPSAALENAQVHSANPFDEDDIPNPAPSSKGSTTDPTVAQRCRPAEPSTAVGPREKRPAPRPPTDGRHDPSAHPSTLPEKVQEKEVKTASVPPRRSVQTTPPRSTSPSDEPKGGAIKRAKGPAPSIPAAESKTVPVVRHLNPFDDDDDDEANAAQNDASCGHRGSASPLVSQTPDSDAASQSKVKSSKAARAPPPPADTAAASVPADTKIQAPKAGQASRTRESPPKEPKQRGQQGGGLKKEAPPAPSRRLQPVKPLSAQEQHPVTEVQVEKEKSGANVGQVEVNVSKEKGPYSMLTREELVSLVVKQEKQLRDKDKKIAELEQYIDNLLVRVMEEQPSILMSLKKVI is encoded by the exons ATGTCGTTTCTGGATCAACCCTGGTGCCCCACCAGCGTCCAGGTGACCGTGCTTCAAGCCCGTGGTCTCAGGGCGAAGGGCAAAGGCGGCACCAACGACGCCTACGCGCTCATGCAAGTGGGCAAAGAAAAGTACCAGACTTCGGTGGTGGAGAAGAGCGTGGCTCCCGTGTGGAAGGAGGAAGCCGCCTTCGAGCTGCCGCAGCACGGCGCGGGAGGGGAGCGAGGCACGCTGCGCGTTCACGTCCTACACCGAGCCCTGGTGGGACCTGACAAGCTGCTGGGTCAGGCCGTCATCGACCTGGTGCTGCTCGCACAGGACAAGAGCCGGAACAAGACTGA GTGGTTCAAGTTACTGGACAAGAGCGGCAAGGCGGACAAAGACCGAGGCGAGGTCCTCGTGGACATCCAGTTCATGAGGAACAACATGACGGCCAGCATGTTCGACCTCTCCGCCGCGGGCAAGTCTCGATCCCGCTTGGGCAAGCTCAAGGACAAAGTCCGGGGCAAGAAAAAAGAATGGGaggcgccggcggcggcgtccacGCAGGTTCTCACCGACAgcgaggaagaagaggacggGGAGGCGGCTGCGGGCAAagaagaggagaagaagaagaaaccgaAAATCAAGTCTTTGTTTTCTCACAAGTCTAACCTGCAGAGGAACATGTCGCAGTCCATGTCCATCCTCCCCGCCAAGAACACCCCGCTGAGCGGCAGCCTATCGTCTGGGCTCAATGCCGACGCCTCCGAAG GTAAGAAGAAATTCAAGTTCATGAAACACAAGCGCTCCGGCAGCTCGGACAGCAAAGAGTCGTCGTCGTCTCAGAAACGTGCAGCTGTGGAAAAGAGCAACCTGTGCATCAATGGGAGTCACGTTTACTGCGAGGAACTTCCGCCGCGCACCGCTCGCATCGGTTCCAACTTCAGTCTGGGCAGCTCGGGACGCGGCTCCATGGAGGACGTTCCGGAAAGCTTCCCGCCGTCGCTCGACTCGCTCCCGGCGATAAGGCAGCACACAccctgggaggaggaggaagaggtggagCAGGAAGAGGAACGGGAAGAAAAGAGCAATGAGAACTTGGACGGCGAGGAGGAGATGGAAGCGAGAGGAGAGTCGGACGGATCCGCTTATAAAGTGAGGGTGAACGACCAGGGGGGGATGACGAGAGAAGGGGAGAGGGATGAAGAGATGGCTACAattgaggaggaagaagaagaagcgagaAGACAAGACCTGGAGAAGAGGAGACAGGAGGAGAGGGCGAGAAGAGAAGAACTGGAAAGAGTGACGATGGAAAAGAGGAGACGGGAGGAAGAG gagaggagcAGAAGAGAGGAACTGGACAGATTAGAA gaagaggagagattagaagaggaagagaggaaaaaagaggaagaggagaggttAAGAAGAGAAGAACTGGAACGATTAACAATGGAAAAGAGGAGTCAGGAAGTAGAGCAGAGgaaaagagaggaagaggaaaggaGGAGAAGAGAAGAACTGGATAGATtagaagaggaagagaggaaagAAGAGGAGAGGTTAAGAAGAGAAGAACTGGAAAGGGTAAcaatggaaaagatgagacggGAGGCAGAGGAGAGGAGGACGGAGGAAGAGAAGGCgagaaaggaggaagaggaggagcgagGGCGATTAGCGGAGGAAAAGAGACGGGAGGAAGAATTGAAGAGGAGGGAAGAGATGCTGCAAAGACGAGAGCTGGAGAGAATAGCGGTGGAAGAGGAGAGGGAAGCGCGGGAGCGGCTGAGGCAGGAGAGTAAGCGAGAGGAAGAGTCGGGAAGAGTAGAGGAAGAAAAGTTGAGGCGGGAGGAAGAGAAGGCAAGAAGGGAAGAAGAGGAGCGGGAACGGTTCGCCGAGGAGAGAAGGAATgaagagaaagaggaagagCGGGAACGACTTGTTGAGGAGCAGAGGAGACTTGAAGAGAAGGCgagaaaagaggaagaagaagaggagcgaGTGAGAAGGCGAGAAGAGAAGCAACGCTTAGCGGAGGAGGAACAGCGGCTGGCGGAAGAGGAGAGAGCGATGGAGGAGGAGCGGGAGGGAAGGCGAAAAGAAGAGGAACGCTTGGCAAAAGAGCGAGAGGCCGCAGAGACGCAGGAGAAAGCTTGCCAGGCCAAAAGGGAGGAGCAACAGAGGAGAAAAGAGCAGGAAGAGGAAAGCGGGAAACTTGCCCAGGAGGAGGAACGTCGAAGGGtccaggatgcgaggggggaaaaCGAGCGGAAGAagttggaggaggaagaaaagcaaCGGCAGGAGCGAGAACCGAGGGAGGAAGCCGAGGAGGAGCGAGAGAGGAGATGGGAGGAGGGCGGCGACGAGAGGAGGAAGGAACCACGCGCGATGCAAGACGAAGCGCAGGAACAGGATCGCCCTCCAAGCGCGGCGCTTGAAAATGCCCAAGTTCATTCCGCCAATCCTTTTGACGAGGACGACATTCCCAACCCGGCGCCGTCGTCCAAAGGCAGCACTACAGACCCCACCGTCGCGCAAAG GTGCCGACCGGCCGAGCCGTCGACCGCCGTCGGTCCACGCGAGAAGCGGCCAGCTCCTCGGCCCCCGACGGACGGACGCCACGACCCTTCAGCGCATCCGTCGACGCTTCCCGAGAAGGTCCAAGAAAAGGAGGTGAAAACTGCCAGCGTTCCCCCTCGGCGCTCGGTGCAGACCACGCCCCCACGGAGCACATCTCCCAGCGACGAGCCCAAAGGCGGCGCGATCAAACGCGCCAAAGGTCCCGCGCCGTCAATACCTGCTGCTGAATCCAAGACCGTCCCGGTTGTGCGCCACTTAAAtccatttgatgatgatgatgatgatgaagcaaACGCTGCACAAAATGACGCATCCTGCGGCCATCGCGGCTCGGCGTCGCCACTTGTGTCGCAAACTCCCGATTCGGACGCCGCTTCTCAAAGCAAAGTCAAATCTTCGAAAGCGGCCCgtgcgcccccgccccccgccgacACCGCCGCTGCATCTGTGCCCGCTGACACCAAAATCCAAGCGCCCAAAGCTGGTCAGGCTTCGCGGACCCGGGAGAGTCCACCAAAGGAGCCGAAGCAGCGCGGGCAGCAGGGTGGGGGCCTGAAGAAAGAAGCACCTCCCGCACCTTCGCGCAG ACTTCAGCCTGTGAAACCGCTCAGTGCTCAGGAGCAGCATCCTGTCACAGAGGTCCAAGTCGAAAAAGAGAAATCGGGGGCGAATGTCGGTCAAGTTGAG GTAAACGTCAGCAAGGAGAAGGGGCCGTACTCGATGCTCACCCGGGAGGAACTCGTCTCTCTCGTGGTAAAGCAGGAGAAgcaacttcgggacaaggacaAAAAGATAGCGGAGCTGGAGCAGTACATCGACAACTTACTTGTGCGCGTCATGGAAGAGCAACCAAGCATTCTCATGTCTCTGAAAAAAGTCATCTAG
- the LOC127591360 gene encoding rab11 family-interacting protein 1-like isoform X17, whose product MSFLDQPWCPTSVQVTVLQARGLRAKGKGGTNDAYALMQVGKEKYQTSVVEKSVAPVWKEEAAFELPQHGAGGERGTLRVHVLHRALVGPDKLLGQAVIDLVLLAQDKSRNKTEWFKLLDKSGKADKDRGEVLVDIQFMRNNMTASMFDLSAAGKSRSRLGKLKDKVRGKKKEWEAPAAASTQVLTDSEEEEDGEAAAGKEEEKKKKPKIKSLFSHKSNLQRNMSQSMSILPAKNTPLSGSLSSGLNADASEGKKKFKFMKHKRSGSSDSKESSSSQKRAAVEKSNLCINGSHVYCEELPPRTARIGSNFSLGSSGRGSMEDVPESFPPSLDSLPAIRQHTPWEEEEEVEQEEEREEKSNENLDGEEEMEARGESDGSAYKVRVNDQGGMTREGERDEEMATIEEEEEEARRQDLEKRRQEERARREELERVTMEKRRREEERRREEEERLEEEERKKEEEERLRREELERLTMEKRSQEVEQRKREEEERRRREELDRLEEEERKEEERLRREELERVTMEKMRREAEERRTEEEKARKEEEEERGRLAEEKRREEELKRREEMLQRRELERIAVEEEREARERLRQESKREEESGRVEEEKLRREEEKARREEEERERFAEERRNEEKEEERERLVEEQRRLEEKARKEEEEEERVRRREEKQRLAEEEQRLAEEERAMEEEREGRRKEEERLAKEREAAETQEKACQAKREEQQRRKEQEEESGKLAQEEERRRVQDARGENERKKLEEEEKQRQEREPREEAEEERERRWEEGGDERRKEPRAMQDEAQEQDRPPSAALENAQVHSANPFDEDDIPNPAPSSKGSTTDPTVAQRCRPAEPSTAVGPREKRPAPRPPTDGRHDPSAHPSTLPEKVQEKEVKTASVPPRRSVQTTPPRSTSPSDEPKGGAIKRAKGPAPSIPAAESKTVPVVRHLNPFDDDDDDEANAAQNDASCGHRGSASPLVSQTPDSDAASQSKVKSSKAARAPPPPADTAAASVPADTKIQAPKAGQASRTRESPPKEPKQRGQQGGGLKKEAPPAPSRRLQPVKPLSAQEQHPVTEVQVEKEKSGANVGQVEVNVSKEKGPYSMLTREELVSLVVKQEKQLRDKDKKIAELEQYIDNLLVRVMEEQPSILMSLKKVI is encoded by the exons ATGTCGTTTCTGGATCAACCCTGGTGCCCCACCAGCGTCCAGGTGACCGTGCTTCAAGCCCGTGGTCTCAGGGCGAAGGGCAAAGGCGGCACCAACGACGCCTACGCGCTCATGCAAGTGGGCAAAGAAAAGTACCAGACTTCGGTGGTGGAGAAGAGCGTGGCTCCCGTGTGGAAGGAGGAAGCCGCCTTCGAGCTGCCGCAGCACGGCGCGGGAGGGGAGCGAGGCACGCTGCGCGTTCACGTCCTACACCGAGCCCTGGTGGGACCTGACAAGCTGCTGGGTCAGGCCGTCATCGACCTGGTGCTGCTCGCACAGGACAAGAGCCGGAACAAGACTGA GTGGTTCAAGTTACTGGACAAGAGCGGCAAGGCGGACAAAGACCGAGGCGAGGTCCTCGTGGACATCCAGTTCATGAGGAACAACATGACGGCCAGCATGTTCGACCTCTCCGCCGCGGGCAAGTCTCGATCCCGCTTGGGCAAGCTCAAGGACAAAGTCCGGGGCAAGAAAAAAGAATGGGaggcgccggcggcggcgtccacGCAGGTTCTCACCGACAgcgaggaagaagaggacggGGAGGCGGCTGCGGGCAAagaagaggagaagaagaagaaaccgaAAATCAAGTCTTTGTTTTCTCACAAGTCTAACCTGCAGAGGAACATGTCGCAGTCCATGTCCATCCTCCCCGCCAAGAACACCCCGCTGAGCGGCAGCCTATCGTCTGGGCTCAATGCCGACGCCTCCGAAG GTAAGAAGAAATTCAAGTTCATGAAACACAAGCGCTCCGGCAGCTCGGACAGCAAAGAGTCGTCGTCGTCTCAGAAACGTGCAGCTGTGGAAAAGAGCAACCTGTGCATCAATGGGAGTCACGTTTACTGCGAGGAACTTCCGCCGCGCACCGCTCGCATCGGTTCCAACTTCAGTCTGGGCAGCTCGGGACGCGGCTCCATGGAGGACGTTCCGGAAAGCTTCCCGCCGTCGCTCGACTCGCTCCCGGCGATAAGGCAGCACACAccctgggaggaggaggaagaggtggagCAGGAAGAGGAACGGGAAGAAAAGAGCAATGAGAACTTGGACGGCGAGGAGGAGATGGAAGCGAGAGGAGAGTCGGACGGATCCGCTTATAAAGTGAGGGTGAACGACCAGGGGGGGATGACGAGAGAAGGGGAGAGGGATGAAGAGATGGCTACAattgaggaggaagaagaagaagcgagaAGACAAGACCTGGAGAAGAGGAGACAGGAGGAGAGGGCGAGAAGAGAAGAACTGGAAAGAGTGACGATGGAAAAGAGGAGACGGGAGGAAGAG aggagaagagaggaagaggagagattagaagaggaagagaggaaaaaagaggaagaggagaggttAAGAAGAGAAGAACTGGAACGATTAACAATGGAAAAGAGGAGTCAGGAAGTAGAGCAGAGgaaaagagaggaagaggaaaggaGGAGAAGAGAAGAACTGGATAGATtagaagaggaagagaggaaagAAGAGGAGAGGTTAAGAAGAGAAGAACTGGAAAGGGTAAcaatggaaaagatgagacggGAGGCAGAGGAGAGGAGGACGGAGGAAGAGAAGGCgagaaaggaggaagaggaggagcgagGGCGATTAGCGGAGGAAAAGAGACGGGAGGAAGAATTGAAGAGGAGGGAAGAGATGCTGCAAAGACGAGAGCTGGAGAGAATAGCGGTGGAAGAGGAGAGGGAAGCGCGGGAGCGGCTGAGGCAGGAGAGTAAGCGAGAGGAAGAGTCGGGAAGAGTAGAGGAAGAAAAGTTGAGGCGGGAGGAAGAGAAGGCAAGAAGGGAAGAAGAGGAGCGGGAACGGTTCGCCGAGGAGAGAAGGAATgaagagaaagaggaagagCGGGAACGACTTGTTGAGGAGCAGAGGAGACTTGAAGAGAAGGCgagaaaagaggaagaagaagaggagcgaGTGAGAAGGCGAGAAGAGAAGCAACGCTTAGCGGAGGAGGAACAGCGGCTGGCGGAAGAGGAGAGAGCGATGGAGGAGGAGCGGGAGGGAAGGCGAAAAGAAGAGGAACGCTTGGCAAAAGAGCGAGAGGCCGCAGAGACGCAGGAGAAAGCTTGCCAGGCCAAAAGGGAGGAGCAACAGAGGAGAAAAGAGCAGGAAGAGGAAAGCGGGAAACTTGCCCAGGAGGAGGAACGTCGAAGGGtccaggatgcgaggggggaaaaCGAGCGGAAGAagttggaggaggaagaaaagcaaCGGCAGGAGCGAGAACCGAGGGAGGAAGCCGAGGAGGAGCGAGAGAGGAGATGGGAGGAGGGCGGCGACGAGAGGAGGAAGGAACCACGCGCGATGCAAGACGAAGCGCAGGAACAGGATCGCCCTCCAAGCGCGGCGCTTGAAAATGCCCAAGTTCATTCCGCCAATCCTTTTGACGAGGACGACATTCCCAACCCGGCGCCGTCGTCCAAAGGCAGCACTACAGACCCCACCGTCGCGCAAAG GTGCCGACCGGCCGAGCCGTCGACCGCCGTCGGTCCACGCGAGAAGCGGCCAGCTCCTCGGCCCCCGACGGACGGACGCCACGACCCTTCAGCGCATCCGTCGACGCTTCCCGAGAAGGTCCAAGAAAAGGAGGTGAAAACTGCCAGCGTTCCCCCTCGGCGCTCGGTGCAGACCACGCCCCCACGGAGCACATCTCCCAGCGACGAGCCCAAAGGCGGCGCGATCAAACGCGCCAAAGGTCCCGCGCCGTCAATACCTGCTGCTGAATCCAAGACCGTCCCGGTTGTGCGCCACTTAAAtccatttgatgatgatgatgatgatgaagcaaACGCTGCACAAAATGACGCATCCTGCGGCCATCGCGGCTCGGCGTCGCCACTTGTGTCGCAAACTCCCGATTCGGACGCCGCTTCTCAAAGCAAAGTCAAATCTTCGAAAGCGGCCCgtgcgcccccgccccccgccgacACCGCCGCTGCATCTGTGCCCGCTGACACCAAAATCCAAGCGCCCAAAGCTGGTCAGGCTTCGCGGACCCGGGAGAGTCCACCAAAGGAGCCGAAGCAGCGCGGGCAGCAGGGTGGGGGCCTGAAGAAAGAAGCACCTCCCGCACCTTCGCGCAG ACTTCAGCCTGTGAAACCGCTCAGTGCTCAGGAGCAGCATCCTGTCACAGAGGTCCAAGTCGAAAAAGAGAAATCGGGGGCGAATGTCGGTCAAGTTGAG GTAAACGTCAGCAAGGAGAAGGGGCCGTACTCGATGCTCACCCGGGAGGAACTCGTCTCTCTCGTGGTAAAGCAGGAGAAgcaacttcgggacaaggacaAAAAGATAGCGGAGCTGGAGCAGTACATCGACAACTTACTTGTGCGCGTCATGGAAGAGCAACCAAGCATTCTCATGTCTCTGAAAAAAGTCATCTAG